CAAACATTGCTATTGCCGTTAGTGTGTTGCCaatgcaaaacgaaaataGTGCGAGATAGTTGCTTCAGCGTGAAAATGTTTAGAACTGgctgcaaatgcaaataaatcataCCCATCGTAATACACTGCATCACTTTCTAAGGCTTGGTTAATGAAATCTCAAATGGAGgcaattttgtttgtgtgtttcacaCAGTATCACACAGTGGTAACGGTCAATTTGAAAACATTATACCAGCGACGTTGACAGTTGTTTTCAATGCCAAAAAGaacggtgcgtgtgtgtatgtttatcaTTGTTTTCCTCTAGCGGCACCACGAAATTTCGCACCGTAATGGAACCGGTAAACCAACCGAATCATTTGTATAATAAAACGTATTCCGATGTAAGTATTATCTGAATAATACACTACAAACTTCTTCCTCAAATGTCCCTTGCGTGGTGCGTATTATCTACAGGCGTTACGTACGAACGAGGCGGAAACGGCACGATGGACAGCCTACCGGCAAGAACatatggagctgaaggagaatCTACGAATGTACCAAAAGGCCCCTAAAGCGGACATAATGATCCCGATAGGAACGAAAGCCTTCCTTCCTGGTCAGCTTTACCACACGGGAGAGATTATGGTCAGTCATGGATGTGGTTATTTCTCCGACTGCTCCTCAGAACAGGGGCAATCGATCGCAGACCGACGTATCAAGTTGGCAGAAGAACTTCTACAAAAGTACGAACGTGAACGTTCACTGTACAACGACAAGCTTGAAGTTCCACTGGCAGCCGAAGCATTTGCTGGTGGAAATGTACAAGAAATCGTTGAAGCTTACGATGAGGAAGCGGAAAAACGATGGCGCGAAGAGCATCGTCACCGCGTGCGCGAAAGTAAGCagaaggaagcaaaagaacGAGCAGTAAAAAAGAATGCGGCGCAAGAGATAAGTGACAGTGAACTTTTTGCTAAGTTGGAGGAAATGGAGTTGCTGGAGGAGTTGGAACATGAAATGGATCAGCTGGAACTTCCGACCggggaggatgatgatgatcagcTAGGACGGCTGATGCGAGGTGAAATCCGGATGAACGAACGACTACGGACTGCACACAAACAACCTGTACCTGAGTCTGTGATGGATGCAAAAAGGGGTTCGTCTTGGACGGAGATTCAACAGCAAACGACAACAAATGAACCGAAAGCCGTCGAAGAGGAAGAACCGGAAGAACAAATCGAAACGACGACGGACAATgaagaagatgaaaatgatga
This Anopheles marshallii chromosome 3, idAnoMarsDA_429_01, whole genome shotgun sequence DNA region includes the following protein-coding sequences:
- the LOC128715097 gene encoding unconventional prefoldin RPB5 interactor-like protein; amino-acid sequence: MEPVNQPNHLYNKTYSDALRTNEAETARWTAYRQEHMELKENLRMYQKAPKADIMIPIGTKAFLPGQLYHTGEIMVSHGCGYFSDCSSEQGQSIADRRIKLAEELLQKYERERSLYNDKLEVPLAAEAFAGGNVQEIVEAYDEEAEKRWREEHRHRVRESKQKEAKERAVKKNAAQEISDSELFAKLEEMELLEELEHEMDQLELPTGEDDDDQLGRLMRGEIRMNERLRTAHKQPVPESVMDAKRGSSWTEIQQQTTTNEPKAVEEEEPEEQIETTTDNEEDENDEEDDISAEFSQLLNETKNRPKKDKIKVFHAKLKDVRRRLYQNSMDIVEKLDLYQLQDELEEALDFLLPSKEPEPPMVKKVKFAEQEHIKLITNRHQEQTSEEELLNHSKPTLFLPIVHSPECYSSDSKEEIVSPADIYRKFLAEEESLKQLQISNLKPILKNHNPNRPLSEQPTKQASRMTMQLPNLLGEVVEHSSVDAVTEADVQSVQKQQQQQQKRKVSRFKQQRN